In Spirochaeta thermophila DSM 6578, the following proteins share a genomic window:
- a CDS encoding UPF0164 family protein, which yields MKHPLLYTLILLLIGTTPTALFPEEFSTTYGNIAETLSSLSDPNTGLTIFPLLSIPIGGEYQAMGTAYTALTRHASFIDANPAASAALPLTELALYHNDWIADTNIEGVVYTIRFDDLGIGAAGKFLYVPFTQYDAWGNRLATGYYSETVIGFNVAYNFFSSYDFFGIAAGITPKIAIRSIPSVFYADQSALAFMADIGILTKVNFLKFYSSRNRNLSFGLVIKNLGIEILAPTKEPLPTALTTGLGYSPIRPLTIAFDFTLPFNLIPDVPAEAPFYATGVALTLTDFLTMQTGLLLKGGNPRISMGTLFTMKDLSIQTTYVLDMTTQFVPLDRLSVNLTLNLGDNGRAALQAEVDRYYLQALEAYARGDLETTIALCEKALALDPDFTPARKTLLLAEESRELQKRMLELQQIEG from the coding sequence ATGAAACACCCACTCCTGTATACTCTCATCCTTCTCCTTATCGGCACAACGCCCACGGCCCTTTTCCCGGAAGAATTCTCCACCACCTACGGCAACATCGCCGAAACCCTCTCCTCCCTCTCCGATCCGAACACCGGGCTCACCATATTCCCCTTGCTCAGCATCCCCATAGGCGGAGAATACCAGGCCATGGGTACCGCCTACACCGCCCTCACCCGTCACGCGAGCTTCATCGACGCCAACCCCGCCGCCTCCGCCGCGCTCCCTCTCACCGAACTCGCGCTCTACCACAACGACTGGATCGCCGACACGAACATAGAAGGCGTCGTCTACACCATCCGCTTCGACGACCTCGGCATCGGCGCTGCAGGCAAGTTCCTCTACGTCCCCTTCACCCAGTACGACGCCTGGGGCAACCGCCTCGCCACAGGATACTACAGCGAGACCGTGATCGGCTTCAACGTGGCCTACAACTTCTTCTCTTCCTATGATTTCTTCGGCATCGCAGCAGGCATCACCCCCAAGATCGCCATCAGATCCATCCCATCGGTCTTCTACGCCGACCAGTCGGCCCTCGCCTTCATGGCGGACATAGGGATTCTCACCAAGGTCAACTTCCTCAAGTTCTACTCCTCCCGAAACAGGAACCTCTCTTTCGGACTCGTGATCAAAAACCTCGGGATCGAGATACTCGCCCCCACGAAGGAACCCCTTCCCACCGCTCTCACCACAGGACTGGGCTACTCACCCATACGACCCCTCACCATCGCCTTCGACTTCACCCTCCCCTTCAACCTCATCCCCGACGTACCCGCCGAGGCCCCCTTCTACGCCACCGGGGTGGCCCTCACCCTCACCGACTTCCTCACCATGCAGACGGGCCTCCTTCTCAAAGGAGGCAATCCCCGCATCTCCATGGGCACCCTCTTCACCATGAAGGACCTCTCCATCCAGACCACCTATGTGCTGGACATGACCACCCAGTTCGTCCCCCTCGACAGGCTCAGCGTGAACCTCACCCTCAACCTCGGCGACAACGGGAGGGCCGCACTCCAGGCCGAAGTCGACCGCTACTATCTCCAAGCCCTCGAAGCCTACGCCCGGGGCGACCTCGAGACCACCATAGCCCTCTGCGAGAAGGCCCTCGCCCTCGACCCCGACTTCACCCCGGCACGAAAGACCCTCCTCCTCGCCGAAGAGAGCCGCGAGCTCCAGAAACGTATGCTCGAACTTCAGCAGATCGAAGGCTAA
- a CDS encoding tetratricopeptide repeat protein, with amino-acid sequence MGVRLLLWCLLVFLVGGVVYAGGQGEDELEMARRLIEEKRYNRAIEIITQVMREDPDRMEEAEALLARVRMVRGDFNALYAELIEVLYVQRDVERALEIIEELEGMDEEPDPAVRESLARAKETARFVYNQDRFRGIMEEGARLLDAGRYAEAVRLYQEGFGLYREEFFSSQYGNVILDEVGRVVSRLEGVAGGLSEVLADFEDAWKGYAAVVEGGGVDEVVEGYAALREAAFRLAAARREVFRLGRVVAWENLRVMESAGLEREDFFLGFMQRFVLGRVQVREREGVVGALERALLEGLGGVSAGLERRLEGVVQEGFGGAEVWEDAMRLAGVMVRLQECWGASGVWERGGMGDWEREIVGRGGRTVLVGRAYGAVAGAMGRLREVLGVGVLEGDVDVRLAAVRERVAGVWGVMGELEEMAGVFEGRFGAFGGRDAARVVEGAVRYLEGVAGEEERRAVRVVVEALAGDVGRMEEGVREVAAMVQGVRELLEGREEEVEVGGTLQTVLAKYPREALALAEEAEQALQGYLSFHASRSRVYAAMEEYLRTDEGVERLVAGFDSSAEEARALLETLQGLKGQAREQSLLAERYRNEGLKKLRDAERAIDREAYEEARTLLSEAGELFATSFSYQEDMELRREVDARLIALSERIVSEENQRIIREVRSLITQGREQYLLGNFEEAERLLLRAQARWRVTHTEDNEEVVYWLKFVRAALAIQRGRTISETDPLYSEITQLLNLARQDYQRASTLIEGGRRDEGMGLLDQAVEKLLRVRMAFPLNRDASILLLRIEQLRNPDNFDALFRRRIDESIAKLNTAPQEAYVELQDLAAIRPDFPGLKDAIYRAEITLGVRVPPPDPRNIARAKELYVQALDIFNRNDRANFPVALEQLNQAITLDPDNQDAVALKDRIQLAMGAQTTVTLPSYALRRYKEAEQKYVEGRYYEALAIVQELLADERAKRYPPLLELKRRIESRL; translated from the coding sequence ATGGGTGTGAGGCTGCTCCTGTGGTGTCTCCTCGTCTTCCTGGTGGGGGGGGTGGTGTATGCAGGTGGGCAGGGGGAGGATGAGCTCGAGATGGCCCGGCGTCTCATCGAGGAGAAGCGGTACAACAGGGCGATAGAGATCATCACCCAGGTAATGAGGGAGGATCCTGATCGGATGGAGGAGGCGGAGGCCCTTCTCGCACGGGTGCGGATGGTGCGGGGGGATTTCAACGCCCTGTATGCCGAGCTCATCGAGGTGCTCTATGTCCAGAGGGATGTCGAGCGGGCTCTCGAGATCATCGAAGAGCTCGAAGGAATGGACGAGGAACCGGATCCGGCGGTGAGGGAGTCGCTCGCGAGGGCCAAGGAGACGGCCCGGTTCGTGTACAATCAGGATCGGTTCAGGGGGATCATGGAGGAGGGGGCCCGGCTTCTCGATGCAGGGAGGTACGCCGAGGCGGTCCGGCTCTATCAGGAGGGGTTCGGGCTCTACCGGGAGGAGTTCTTCTCCTCGCAGTACGGGAATGTGATACTCGACGAGGTGGGCAGGGTGGTCTCGCGCCTGGAGGGGGTCGCAGGCGGGCTTTCCGAGGTGCTGGCCGATTTTGAGGATGCCTGGAAGGGGTATGCGGCTGTGGTCGAAGGGGGTGGGGTGGATGAGGTGGTGGAGGGGTATGCGGCTCTCAGAGAGGCTGCGTTCCGGCTGGCTGCTGCGAGGAGGGAGGTTTTCCGCCTGGGGCGGGTGGTGGCGTGGGAGAACCTTCGGGTGATGGAGAGTGCGGGACTGGAGCGGGAGGATTTCTTCCTGGGGTTCATGCAGCGGTTCGTCCTGGGACGGGTGCAGGTGCGGGAACGGGAGGGGGTGGTGGGGGCCCTGGAGCGGGCTCTGCTCGAGGGGCTCGGGGGGGTGTCGGCGGGGCTCGAGAGGAGACTCGAGGGTGTGGTGCAGGAAGGGTTCGGGGGGGCGGAGGTGTGGGAGGATGCGATGCGGCTCGCAGGGGTGATGGTGCGGCTGCAGGAGTGCTGGGGTGCCTCGGGGGTATGGGAGAGGGGGGGTATGGGGGATTGGGAGCGGGAGATCGTGGGGCGTGGGGGGAGGACCGTGTTGGTGGGGAGGGCGTACGGGGCGGTGGCGGGGGCGATGGGGCGGTTGAGGGAGGTGCTGGGGGTGGGGGTGCTTGAGGGGGATGTGGATGTGCGGCTCGCGGCGGTGCGGGAGCGGGTGGCCGGGGTGTGGGGGGTGATGGGGGAGCTCGAGGAGATGGCGGGGGTGTTCGAGGGGCGGTTCGGGGCGTTCGGGGGACGGGATGCGGCACGGGTGGTGGAGGGTGCGGTGCGGTACCTCGAGGGGGTGGCGGGGGAGGAGGAGAGGCGGGCGGTGCGGGTGGTGGTGGAGGCCCTGGCGGGGGATGTGGGGAGGATGGAGGAGGGGGTGAGGGAGGTGGCGGCGATGGTGCAGGGCGTGCGGGAGTTGCTCGAGGGGAGGGAGGAGGAGGTGGAGGTGGGGGGTACGCTCCAGACCGTGCTCGCGAAGTATCCTCGAGAGGCCCTTGCCCTGGCGGAGGAGGCGGAGCAGGCGCTGCAGGGATACCTGTCGTTCCATGCATCCCGCAGCCGGGTGTACGCCGCTATGGAGGAGTACCTTCGTACCGATGAGGGGGTGGAGAGGCTCGTTGCGGGTTTCGACTCGAGCGCAGAGGAAGCGCGTGCTCTCCTCGAGACGCTCCAGGGACTCAAGGGACAGGCCCGTGAGCAGTCTCTCCTCGCGGAACGATACCGAAACGAGGGGCTGAAGAAACTACGGGACGCGGAGCGTGCAATCGATCGAGAGGCCTACGAGGAAGCCCGGACTCTCCTTTCCGAGGCCGGCGAACTCTTCGCCACATCCTTCTCGTATCAGGAAGATATGGAGCTGAGGAGGGAAGTGGATGCCAGGCTCATCGCCCTGTCGGAGCGTATCGTGAGTGAGGAGAACCAGCGGATCATCCGTGAGGTACGATCCCTCATCACCCAGGGGAGGGAGCAGTACCTCCTGGGTAACTTCGAGGAGGCGGAGCGACTCCTGCTTCGGGCTCAGGCCAGATGGCGGGTGACCCATACCGAGGACAACGAAGAGGTGGTCTACTGGCTCAAGTTCGTCCGGGCCGCCCTCGCCATCCAGCGGGGCAGGACCATCTCGGAGACCGACCCTCTCTACAGCGAGATCACCCAGCTTCTCAACCTCGCGCGTCAGGACTACCAGAGGGCCTCGACTCTTATCGAGGGTGGGAGACGGGACGAGGGGATGGGACTCCTTGATCAGGCGGTGGAGAAGCTGCTCAGGGTGAGGATGGCCTTCCCCCTCAACAGGGATGCGAGCATACTCCTCCTGAGGATCGAACAGTTGAGAAATCCCGACAACTTCGATGCGCTTTTCAGGAGGCGTATCGACGAGTCGATTGCAAAGCTGAATACGGCGCCGCAGGAGGCCTACGTGGAGCTCCAGGACCTGGCTGCCATACGTCCCGACTTTCCGGGGCTCAAGGATGCGATCTATCGGGCCGAGATCACCCTGGGAGTACGGGTGCCTCCTCCGGATCCGAGAAATATCGCTCGAGCGAAGGAACTCTACGTACAGGCCCTCGATATTTTCAACCGGAACGATCGGGCGAACTTCCCTGTGGCCCTTGAGCAGCTCAACCAGGCGATCACCCTCGATCCTGACAATCAGGATGCCGTCGCCCTCAAGGACCGGATCCAGCTTGCCATGGGGGCTCAAACTACGGTCACCCTCCCCAGTTACGCGCTCAGGCGCTACAAGGAGGCCGAACAGAAATATGTGGAGGGGAGATACTACGAGGCCCTGGCCATCGTCCAGGAACTTCTTGCCGATGAGAGGGCGAAAAGGTATCCTCCCCTCTTGGAGCTCAAACGGAGGATAGAATCCAGGCTATGA
- a CDS encoding SpoIIE family protein phosphatase, giving the protein MRRLLPLCVLPVILFITWSMGAQELYWEAPHLMGREGARFIQGDTGGGLAVIGWEEFYRRGSSRVIGVFVSAFRAGGQWSEPSLVTEIPFVGDEAAIYSLLVDGRGRVFVALTYDERTTRLFISEDGGASFSSFDVGAGFDVSVGPRLFETQDGGYLLFVNQSIEDSLSLFYARSSDGRTWSSFTKLEERRELELNFLPAHASWRGKEYVVYQSFGLSERGTYQLYCKVSTDGGRTWSPAVPLTHGEDPQVPDAAFQVFDNQRPFLAVVDDRLYLVWERTYARTPTQIYLLELSSDGTPAGPMERISSGDYAHYAPRIFPYEGKPYVLWLDTGKGEEHVRLAYRVGLDWRSSDLSPPGVRAFFPFPLLIDGDLFVFWEQRQGARSRIAFLEPDRSVPSPRIEAEGVREGARSRTKRVRIRWSVPFDSSGIAGFSYVWSQDPSAPVPHRLMVLEDTTEVTVEASEDGPWYFRIIAQDYAGNWSEPATFSYVLDTSPPGKVVFEPLPYDEEGFLPSNTFSVSWTPPPDEPVAGYSYRLEYVRPNRPDELVSFGEGVQPGDEEPVRWMEPELPEGWSPSPPPAYVMTENPILSFRNLDNGLWALSVRAIDTVGNAGPPQVVFFRLNKYVPVTYITYVDASKDDLGRVALTIHGRGFAEGGEVHTIFLDEDGKEPYHYVFSLERGEFTVRSDRVIAGPVIDNPDEGHYYVGVIHPTRGRSITPRPLIALEPGGTVKIGYFGDYSLPVTLLPVPRYSISSGTVAVVLVMLALLVVSGVAVFQLAGVMREQSLLTAQARALVKGMRLPGLTKQEVVRMRRRGMSLRVKFTLLFTVLVITVVLLVAIPLGAYMISTQERSLARALKERTEVLLESLASGARTYLPSQSTLELLQLPAQISAMEEALSATITGFAGLEPDAPEIVWASNDSQIASMIDTAELVPGESVITDDITPLRIELVRTLNERAREALGDLPRQIDSLGREALALATRTDEASRVRLQDLQETIRTLDARMRAVLQQVGNVVGSVPTFDPEDLDYGTTRYTFFKPVLYRVRGEDAYVRGMVRLTISTERIIQEVASSRAALIRITALITVAALLLGIGGALLLSAITVNPIKKLVAGVEVIRDTEDKEKLADHVIEVKSRDELALLAETINEMTQGLVKAAAANKELIVGKEVQKMFIPLKKDEAGRKLTTAEEEDERLSIFGYYEGAKGVSGDYFYYQKVDRDHYAFLKCDVAGKGVPAALIMVEVATIFLNYCQNLDVRRDGVHLDRLLSEINDLIAGREFKGRFAAMTVGLYNERTGRCFVSNAGDTLLHYFSAAERRLKEIRLPTAPAAGVFDSSLVEMQGGFKQISLQLSPGDILILFTDGLEEAQRVLKNPDFTPHTVTQEEITSGEVPSHLRPGEETEEFGLERIRAVVETIARRGTYRLIRVLDPDPVELVFDFSSLSSTARDMVLGLLAVEKMFRIYRDPSTGPSDVVVVDRAVDECLKRTFLQYGLYFTDSEPDPERPEYLLHRNLKEDEQYDDLTVMALQRKG; this is encoded by the coding sequence ATGAGACGTCTCCTCCCGCTCTGCGTGTTGCCGGTGATCCTCTTCATTACCTGGAGTATGGGGGCTCAGGAGCTCTACTGGGAGGCTCCCCATCTCATGGGGAGAGAGGGTGCGCGTTTCATCCAGGGGGATACAGGTGGGGGCCTCGCGGTGATCGGATGGGAGGAGTTCTATCGGAGAGGGTCCTCCCGTGTGATAGGGGTGTTCGTGAGTGCATTTCGCGCAGGGGGGCAGTGGAGCGAGCCTTCCCTCGTCACGGAAATCCCTTTCGTGGGGGATGAGGCCGCCATCTATTCCCTCCTCGTGGATGGGCGGGGAAGGGTGTTCGTGGCCCTCACGTATGACGAACGGACCACACGCCTCTTCATCTCCGAGGACGGGGGTGCCTCGTTTTCTTCGTTCGACGTGGGGGCCGGTTTCGATGTCTCGGTGGGGCCGCGCCTCTTCGAGACCCAGGACGGAGGGTATCTCCTCTTCGTGAACCAGTCCATCGAGGACTCTCTCAGCCTGTTCTATGCCCGCTCGAGCGATGGGCGGACGTGGTCTTCCTTCACGAAGCTGGAGGAGAGAAGGGAGTTGGAGCTCAACTTTCTCCCCGCTCATGCCTCTTGGCGAGGGAAAGAGTACGTGGTCTACCAGTCGTTCGGTCTCTCGGAGCGCGGGACCTACCAACTCTACTGCAAGGTGAGTACCGACGGAGGGAGGACATGGTCTCCTGCCGTTCCCCTCACCCATGGGGAAGATCCACAGGTGCCCGACGCCGCCTTCCAGGTCTTCGACAATCAGAGGCCTTTCCTCGCCGTGGTGGACGACAGGCTCTACCTGGTCTGGGAGCGCACCTACGCTCGCACCCCCACGCAGATCTACCTCCTTGAGCTCTCCTCCGATGGCACTCCCGCCGGTCCCATGGAACGGATTTCCTCGGGAGACTATGCCCACTATGCCCCTCGCATCTTCCCCTATGAAGGGAAGCCTTACGTCCTGTGGTTGGACACGGGCAAGGGGGAAGAGCACGTGAGGCTTGCCTACAGGGTGGGCCTGGATTGGAGATCGAGTGATCTCTCTCCCCCAGGGGTGCGGGCCTTCTTCCCCTTTCCCCTCCTGATCGACGGTGACCTCTTCGTCTTCTGGGAGCAGCGTCAGGGTGCGCGCTCGCGCATCGCCTTCCTCGAGCCTGACAGGAGCGTCCCTTCGCCCAGGATAGAGGCCGAAGGGGTACGCGAGGGCGCCCGATCGCGGACGAAGAGAGTGCGTATCCGGTGGAGTGTTCCTTTCGATTCCTCTGGGATAGCCGGTTTCAGCTACGTATGGTCGCAGGATCCCTCGGCACCCGTGCCGCACAGGCTCATGGTCCTTGAGGACACCACGGAGGTCACGGTGGAGGCATCCGAAGACGGGCCGTGGTACTTCAGGATCATCGCCCAGGACTACGCCGGTAACTGGTCGGAGCCTGCTACTTTTTCCTACGTGCTTGATACCTCGCCTCCAGGTAAGGTGGTCTTCGAGCCACTCCCCTACGACGAGGAGGGATTCCTGCCCTCCAATACGTTCAGCGTGAGTTGGACTCCCCCACCTGACGAGCCCGTGGCAGGTTATTCCTACCGGCTCGAGTACGTGCGTCCGAATCGACCTGACGAGCTGGTATCCTTCGGAGAGGGGGTGCAGCCGGGAGATGAGGAACCTGTCCGCTGGATGGAGCCCGAGCTTCCGGAAGGGTGGAGCCCTTCGCCCCCTCCCGCCTATGTGATGACCGAAAATCCTATCCTCTCTTTCCGCAATCTCGACAACGGCTTGTGGGCTTTGAGTGTACGGGCCATAGATACCGTGGGCAATGCAGGTCCTCCGCAGGTGGTCTTCTTTCGGCTCAACAAGTACGTGCCGGTCACCTACATCACCTATGTGGATGCGAGCAAGGACGATCTCGGGCGTGTGGCCCTCACCATACACGGCCGGGGATTCGCGGAGGGAGGGGAAGTACATACGATCTTTCTCGACGAGGATGGGAAGGAGCCCTACCATTACGTCTTTTCGCTGGAGAGGGGTGAGTTTACCGTGAGGTCGGACAGGGTGATCGCCGGCCCTGTGATCGATAACCCCGATGAAGGGCACTACTACGTGGGGGTCATCCACCCCACGCGTGGCCGTTCGATCACCCCTCGGCCTCTCATCGCTCTGGAGCCGGGCGGCACGGTGAAGATCGGGTACTTCGGTGACTACTCCCTGCCGGTGACCCTCCTCCCGGTTCCTCGCTACAGTATCTCCTCGGGCACTGTCGCGGTAGTCCTCGTGATGCTGGCCCTCCTCGTGGTGAGTGGGGTGGCGGTTTTCCAACTCGCAGGGGTGATGAGGGAGCAGTCCCTCCTCACCGCCCAGGCCCGTGCTCTCGTGAAGGGGATGCGGCTGCCGGGTCTGACGAAACAGGAGGTGGTGCGTATGCGACGAAGAGGAATGAGTCTCAGGGTGAAGTTCACCCTCCTTTTCACCGTACTCGTGATCACGGTGGTGCTCCTGGTGGCCATCCCGCTCGGGGCCTACATGATCTCCACACAGGAGCGCAGCCTCGCGCGCGCCCTGAAGGAACGCACGGAGGTGCTCCTGGAGAGCCTCGCCAGCGGAGCCCGCACCTACCTTCCCTCGCAGAGCACCCTCGAATTGCTCCAGCTGCCTGCCCAGATCTCGGCCATGGAGGAGGCCCTCTCCGCCACCATCACGGGTTTCGCGGGTCTCGAACCCGACGCCCCTGAGATCGTATGGGCCTCCAACGATTCCCAGATCGCCTCCATGATCGATACCGCCGAGCTCGTGCCCGGAGAGTCGGTGATCACCGACGATATCACGCCCTTGAGGATCGAGCTCGTCCGTACCCTGAACGAGCGGGCGCGTGAGGCCTTGGGTGATCTCCCCCGGCAGATCGACAGTCTTGGTCGTGAGGCCCTCGCCCTCGCCACGCGCACCGACGAAGCCTCGCGGGTGAGGCTCCAGGACCTCCAGGAGACCATCCGCACACTCGACGCCCGCATGCGTGCGGTGCTCCAGCAGGTGGGCAATGTGGTGGGGAGCGTCCCCACCTTCGACCCCGAAGACCTGGACTATGGTACCACCAGGTACACCTTCTTCAAGCCCGTGCTCTACAGGGTGCGGGGGGAGGACGCCTATGTCCGTGGGATGGTGCGGCTCACGATCTCCACCGAGAGGATCATCCAGGAGGTGGCCTCTTCCCGGGCCGCTCTCATCAGGATCACGGCCCTCATAACCGTGGCGGCGCTCCTCCTGGGCATAGGAGGGGCCCTCCTGCTCTCGGCCATCACCGTCAATCCCATCAAGAAGCTCGTCGCGGGGGTGGAGGTGATACGGGACACCGAGGACAAGGAGAAGCTCGCCGACCACGTGATAGAGGTGAAGTCGCGTGACGAGCTCGCCCTTCTCGCCGAGACCATCAACGAAATGACCCAGGGGCTCGTGAAGGCCGCGGCAGCCAACAAGGAGCTCATCGTGGGTAAGGAGGTCCAGAAGATGTTCATCCCCTTGAAGAAGGACGAGGCCGGGCGCAAGCTCACCACCGCCGAGGAGGAAGACGAACGCCTCTCCATCTTCGGGTACTACGAGGGTGCCAAAGGGGTCTCGGGGGACTACTTCTACTACCAGAAGGTGGACAGGGATCACTATGCATTCCTCAAGTGCGACGTGGCCGGCAAGGGCGTGCCGGCGGCCCTCATCATGGTGGAGGTTGCCACCATCTTCCTCAACTACTGCCAGAACCTCGACGTACGGAGAGATGGGGTGCACCTGGACAGGCTCCTCTCGGAGATCAACGATCTCATCGCAGGGAGAGAGTTCAAAGGTCGGTTCGCAGCCATGACCGTGGGGCTCTACAACGAGCGGACGGGGAGGTGCTTTGTCTCGAACGCGGGGGATACCCTTCTTCACTACTTCAGTGCCGCCGAGAGGCGTCTCAAGGAGATACGGCTCCCCACCGCACCGGCGGCCGGGGTCTTCGACAGTTCCCTCGTGGAGATGCAAGGCGGGTTCAAGCAGATTTCGCTCCAGCTCTCGCCCGGCGACATCCTCATCCTCTTCACCGATGGACTCGAGGAGGCCCAACGGGTCCTCAAGAATCCTGACTTCACACCACATACCGTCACCCAAGAGGAAATCACCTCTGGTGAGGTGCCCTCACACCTGCGTCCCGGAGAGGAGACCGAAGAGTTCGGTCTCGAACGGATCCGAGCGGTGGTGGAGACGATTGCACGGAGGGGAACCTACCGCCTCATCCGGGTGCTCGATCCTGATCCCGTGGAGCTCGTCTTCGATTTCTCTTCCCTTTCCAGTACGGCAAGGGACATGGTGTTGGGACTCCTCGCCGTGGAGAAGATGTTTCGCATCTACCGCGATCCTTCGACCGGGCCTTCGGACGTGGTCGTAGTGGATCGCGCTGTGGATGAGTGCCTCAAACGGACTTTCCTCCAGTACGGTCTCTACTTCACAGATTCCGAGCCTGATCCAGAGCGGCCGGAATACCTCCTCCATAGGAATCTGAAGGAGGACGAGCAGTACGACGACCTCACCGTGATGGCCCTCCAGAGGAAGGGGTAG
- a CDS encoding double zinc ribbon domain-containing protein, whose translation MKRSTFYCEYCHQQVSPRDRICPHCGRIFTDVRCPECGYTGGVKEFLKGCPSCGYLGEVHYPQERREEPSDGTSSFVMFEKKDSLPASLFWIIMLLLGATFLVLIYFYLSL comes from the coding sequence GTGAAGAGGAGCACGTTCTACTGTGAGTATTGTCACCAGCAGGTGAGCCCGCGGGACAGGATTTGCCCCCATTGCGGAAGGATCTTCACCGATGTGAGGTGCCCCGAGTGTGGGTACACCGGGGGGGTGAAGGAGTTCCTGAAGGGGTGTCCGAGTTGCGGCTACCTGGGTGAGGTGCACTACCCGCAGGAGAGACGGGAGGAACCGTCGGATGGAACCAGCTCCTTCGTGATGTTCGAGAAGAAGGACTCCCTTCCCGCTTCGCTCTTCTGGATCATCATGCTCCTCCTGGGTGCCACCTTTCTGGTGCTCATCTACTTCTATCTCTCTCTCTAG
- a CDS encoding DUF192 domain-containing protein, which produces MKRSWISFKAASLVLALSVLFGCGGGEMAHIRIDGISLKVEVADTPAERERGLMGRMTLAPYDGMLFVFPRAYRAAFWMKDTPLPLSVAFIDEAGVIREIHHLVPFSTVPVQASVPVRYALEVEEGFFDMHGIRAGDVVHLPERLRQ; this is translated from the coding sequence GTGAAGCGTTCATGGATCTCTTTTAAGGCGGCCAGCCTGGTCCTCGCGCTCTCCGTCCTGTTCGGATGCGGTGGAGGGGAGATGGCACACATCAGGATCGACGGAATATCGCTCAAGGTGGAGGTTGCCGATACTCCGGCGGAACGGGAGCGGGGCCTCATGGGCCGCATGACCCTCGCGCCCTATGACGGCATGCTCTTCGTGTTCCCCAGGGCGTACCGGGCGGCCTTCTGGATGAAGGATACCCCCCTCCCGCTCTCGGTGGCCTTCATCGACGAGGCGGGGGTGATCCGGGAGATCCACCACCTCGTGCCGTTTTCGACAGTGCCCGTTCAGGCCTCGGTCCCTGTACGGTACGCCCTCGAGGTGGAAGAGGGATTCTTCGATATGCACGGTATCAGGGCAGGAGACGTGGTCCATCTGCCTGAGCGGCTCAGGCAGTAG
- the xseB gene encoding exodeoxyribonuclease VII small subunit produces MPKKDFETRLSRLEEIAQRLKEGDLPLEEATACFEEGITLARQLEKELAAVERKIEILLNNPEDPESAPERKKPEMGLFDFEG; encoded by the coding sequence ATGCCTAAGAAGGACTTTGAGACCAGACTCTCGCGCCTTGAAGAGATAGCCCAGCGTCTCAAGGAGGGGGATCTCCCACTCGAGGAGGCAACCGCTTGCTTCGAGGAGGGGATCACGCTCGCCCGTCAGCTCGAGAAGGAACTCGCCGCGGTGGAACGGAAGATCGAGATCCTCCTCAACAATCCGGAGGATCCCGAGAGCGCACCCGAGCGGAAAAAACCCGAAATGGGTCTTTTCGACTTCGAAGGCTGA